In Rubidibacter lacunae KORDI 51-2, a single genomic region encodes these proteins:
- a CDS encoding BolA family protein, whose translation MVDLNHVKSTIESQLPDALVRVQDLTGGGDHLEAIVISPAFAGKSRVQQHQLVYRALRSELASEAIHALALKTFTPESWSDSGLTL comes from the coding sequence ATGGTCGATCTCAACCACGTTAAATCCACTATCGAATCCCAACTGCCCGATGCTCTCGTTCGCGTTCAGGACCTTACGGGTGGGGGCGACCACCTTGAGGCGATCGTGATTTCGCCAGCGTTTGCTGGGAAGTCGCGCGTGCAGCAGCACCAACTTGTATACCGCGCTTTGCGCTCCGAACTGGCGTCTGAAGCAATTCACGCTTTGGCTCTCAAAACCTTCACGCCCGAATCCTGGTCGGACTCCGGACTGACTCTCTAG
- a CDS encoding tetratricopeptide repeat protein, whose protein sequence is MLMRPLSHFALSCLTVGVLCCATSTVRAQTPAVEVNDAAAETEGDGTDVSEEVARPLAQPDSLLSLQGGERLLAEAGEAIDAENYDLAEERLLDARRVFNQLSNFYQQLASSFQGIDFRVAESQRQQAVQTAQLRDEATYRLALVHRAKGEPELAVPLLVQVVRSQNPTSELGQKAYRQLFELGFVDTQFPPGSSRPQSAPTTTTGER, encoded by the coding sequence ATGTTGATGCGACCGCTCTCTCACTTCGCGCTAAGCTGCCTGACCGTTGGCGTACTCTGTTGCGCCACCAGCACCGTCCGCGCCCAAACGCCCGCCGTCGAAGTAAATGACGCCGCCGCAGAAACTGAGGGAGATGGTACGGACGTATCTGAAGAGGTGGCGCGCCCGCTTGCACAACCCGATAGCCTACTCAGCCTGCAAGGTGGCGAGCGCCTTTTAGCCGAGGCCGGGGAAGCGATCGATGCTGAAAATTACGACCTCGCTGAGGAACGGCTCCTCGATGCCCGGCGCGTATTCAACCAGCTTTCCAATTTCTATCAACAACTTGCCAGTAGCTTCCAGGGCATCGACTTCCGCGTTGCCGAGAGCCAGCGCCAGCAGGCAGTCCAAACTGCACAATTGCGCGACGAAGCTACTTATCGCCTCGCACTCGTTCACCGCGCTAAGGGGGAACCCGAACTCGCCGTTCCGCTGCTCGTCCAAGTAGTGCGATCGCAGAACCCCACGTCCGAACTCGGTCAGAAAGCTTATCGCCAGCTATTTGAGCTGGGCTTTGTAGACACCCAGTTCCCACCGGGCAGTAGCCGGCCCCAGAGCGCACCGACCACAACGACCGGTGAACGCTAG
- a CDS encoding DUF4079 domain-containing protein has translation MDLRAFLEPIANFFNGLGVPEPIVHWGHPIMMAIVVFAMGSFVGLTGWRGRVVTDGSTAVQSRADHRKLAPWMFAFMAAGYTGGLLALVMRDEPILSSPHFWTGSVVLVLLAVNGALSLSGFGGNRSQLRTAHAYLGSAVLCLMFVHALLGLKLGLSI, from the coding sequence ATGGATTTGCGTGCGTTTTTAGAGCCGATCGCGAATTTCTTTAACGGGTTGGGCGTGCCAGAGCCAATTGTGCATTGGGGACATCCGATAATGATGGCGATCGTAGTGTTTGCGATGGGCAGCTTTGTCGGGTTGACGGGCTGGCGCGGTCGCGTGGTAACGGATGGCAGCACGGCAGTGCAAAGCCGCGCCGATCACCGCAAGCTCGCGCCTTGGATGTTTGCATTCATGGCGGCAGGCTATACGGGCGGTTTGTTGGCCTTAGTGATGCGCGACGAACCGATTTTGAGCAGCCCGCATTTTTGGACGGGGTCGGTGGTACTTGTGCTACTGGCAGTGAATGGCGCGCTCTCGCTGAGTGGGTTTGGTGGCAATCGTTCGCAGTTGCGAACCGCTCACGCTTATCTGGGCAGCGCTGTGTTGTGCTTGATGTTTGTGCACGCACTGCTAGGGCTGAAGCTGGGCTTGTCGATTTAG